The Anaerolineae bacterium DNA segment TGGCTTCCACTTCCAGAGGACGGCCGGCATCGTAATCCAGTTTCATGCTGGTGTGGTAGTGCCGCATGCGCATGGTGGCATCTATCATTTCCTGGATAAAAGCGGGCGGAATGTGCCGCCGATGCACAACCTCGGCTGCGGCCAGCACCTCTTGCATCAGGGTAACGGCCAGGGCGCGGGTCTGTTTGTGGTCCACCATCTCGTTGGTTTGGGCGTTAAGCACCACCGAGAGGCCGTTGAAGGGGATATTCCAGACCAGTTTTTTCCAGCGGGCGACCAGCAAATCCTCGGCCAGCACAATGGCCACGCCCGCTTGTTCAAAATCGGCGCCCAGGCAACGCAGCGGTTTGGTCAGGCCGGCCGGGGTTTGGTTGGCGGTGTATTGGGCCAGAGTAATCTGGCCGTAATCAAGATGGCAAACGTGCCCCGGCCCCACCTTATTGGAACACACAAAACATAACCCCCC contains these protein-coding regions:
- a CDS encoding 2-dehydropantoate 2-reductase, whose protein sequence is MLTKFGSTESVYGDIDLPQVNVYRRAENMPPCDVVLVALKTTQNHLLPELLPPVVKTDSLVVMLQNGLGGEEAAAAIVGPGRIFGGLCFVCSNKVGPGHVCHLDYGQITLAQYTANQTPAGLTKPLRCLGADFEQAGVAIVLAEDLLVARWKKLVWNIPFNGLSVVLNAQTNEMVDHKQTRALAVTLMQEVLAAAEVVHRRHIPPAFIQEMIDATMRMRHYHTSMKLDYDAGRPLEVEAIFGVPFTLAQQAGLAMPCLEMLYRQLKFLDGRG